From Chloroflexota bacterium, one genomic window encodes:
- a CDS encoding glycosyltransferase family 4 protein yields the protein MKILMASKALVMGAYHAKLEALGAQPEVELLALAPDSWIENGRRQRAEPVTPERYGLCYQRLRLNGRFHLHWWPGLAGAVEEFRPEIVHIDEEPYNAATAHACRVARRRGARVVFFAWQNIRRRYPPPFAWFERYVFGRAAGIAGTATAADVLRAKGFRGRLAVIPQFGVDPELFAPGGGEGSAAFRIGYAGRLIEAKGIELLLEAAGRIDGDVELLIAGAGPLEDAVRGRAAGDDRVRLLGALPSAAMPGFYRDLDVLVLPTLGRRGWTEQFGRAAIEAMACGTPVIVSDAGELPAVVGEAARVVPAGDLDALQQALDDLREDAAERARLAEAGRARVLAAFTHERIAEATAAFYRAVLDGSGR from the coding sequence ATGAAGATCCTCATGGCGTCGAAGGCGCTGGTGATGGGCGCCTATCACGCCAAGCTCGAAGCCCTGGGCGCGCAGCCGGAGGTCGAGCTGCTGGCGCTGGCGCCCGATTCCTGGATCGAGAACGGGCGGCGGCAGCGCGCCGAGCCGGTGACGCCCGAGCGATACGGTCTGTGCTATCAGCGTCTCCGGCTTAACGGACGCTTTCACCTGCACTGGTGGCCCGGGCTCGCGGGAGCCGTCGAGGAGTTCCGGCCCGAAATCGTGCACATCGACGAAGAGCCGTACAACGCGGCGACGGCTCATGCCTGCCGCGTCGCTCGCCGTCGGGGCGCACGGGTGGTCTTCTTCGCCTGGCAGAACATACGTCGGCGGTATCCGCCGCCATTCGCGTGGTTCGAGCGATACGTCTTTGGGCGCGCCGCGGGCATCGCCGGGACGGCGACGGCGGCCGACGTGCTGCGGGCCAAGGGTTTTCGCGGCCGGCTGGCGGTCATCCCGCAATTCGGCGTGGACCCGGAGCTGTTCGCGCCCGGAGGCGGTGAAGGCAGCGCCGCATTTCGCATTGGATACGCCGGTCGGCTGATCGAGGCGAAAGGCATCGAGCTGCTGCTGGAGGCGGCGGGGCGGATCGACGGCGACGTGGAGCTGTTGATCGCCGGCGCGGGGCCGCTGGAGGACGCAGTTCGCGGGCGGGCGGCGGGCGATGACCGTGTGCGACTGCTCGGCGCGTTACCCAGCGCGGCAATGCCGGGGTTCTATCGAGACCTGGACGTGCTCGTGCTGCCCACCCTGGGGCGGCGCGGCTGGACGGAGCAGTTCGGGCGCGCGGCGATCGAGGCCATGGCCTGTGGAACGCCGGTGATCGTGTCGGACGCGGGCGAGTTGCCGGCGGTGGTGGGTGAGGCGGCACGGGTAGTTCCGGCCGGAGATTTGGATGCGCTGCAGCAGGCGTTGGACGACTTGCGCGAGGATGCCGCAGAGCGCGCGCGGCTGGCCGAGGCGGGACGAGCGCGCGTGCTGGCGGCATTCACCCACGAACGCATTGCCGAGGCGACGGCGGCGTTCTATCGGGCGGTGCTGGACGGCTCCGGCCGGTAG
- a CDS encoding Gfo/Idh/MocA family oxidoreductase, whose product MADPLRVAAVGCGDHMVARLLPSIQDSPDVVLTAAVDTDPTATREVAHGGVQAFHDAESMAASGVADAAVIAVPHDALADTALTCIDAGLHVLVEKPLARDRAEAEGVAAAARERGVVAMPGYCLRFHPARTHLRDLLARGLTGEIVGIVAFKGGPPLQGWLAEPARGGGQLAFVGSHLVDQVLWLHRARVVSVSARVVNRPDTGSDETSSILMTFDDGVTAALVVSQASPAHGDVIDLVGRAGRLRSDVFAATVEVNAAASRTFDRPATLHHFGDAWQAMFDGEVAEFARVVRQRTAPVVTSLDAVRTLAVLDAAREAAESGGSVAVDDPWDGRGPRAVFRRGPARMRVQLTYPADKIQSPIVNELARRFDLRLDIRRADIDGGIGWVQLLVEGEHDEIDAAVEWTEAQGIRVDPVEGEIVGG is encoded by the coding sequence ATGGCTGATCCCCTGCGCGTCGCGGCTGTGGGCTGCGGCGACCACATGGTCGCCCGGCTGCTGCCGTCGATTCAGGACTCTCCAGACGTCGTGCTCACGGCGGCCGTGGACACCGATCCAACCGCGACGCGAGAGGTCGCGCACGGCGGCGTGCAGGCTTTCCATGACGCCGAGTCCATGGCCGCGAGCGGCGTCGCCGACGCGGCCGTGATCGCCGTGCCTCACGACGCTTTGGCCGACACGGCGCTGACGTGCATCGACGCCGGACTTCATGTGCTCGTCGAGAAGCCCCTGGCTCGAGACCGCGCCGAGGCCGAGGGCGTCGCCGCGGCGGCGCGTGAGCGCGGCGTCGTCGCGATGCCGGGCTACTGTCTCCGCTTCCATCCCGCCCGCACGCACCTGCGCGACCTGCTGGCGCGCGGTCTAACCGGCGAGATCGTTGGCATCGTCGCATTCAAGGGCGGTCCGCCGCTCCAAGGCTGGCTGGCCGAGCCCGCGCGCGGCGGCGGACAGCTTGCCTTCGTTGGCAGCCATCTCGTCGACCAGGTGTTATGGCTGCACCGCGCCCGAGTTGTCAGCGTGAGCGCGCGCGTCGTGAATCGCCCAGATACGGGCAGCGACGAGACCTCCTCGATCCTGATGACTTTCGACGACGGCGTGACGGCCGCGCTCGTGGTCTCGCAGGCATCGCCGGCGCACGGCGACGTCATCGATCTGGTCGGTCGTGCCGGTCGCCTGCGCAGCGACGTGTTCGCCGCCACCGTCGAAGTCAACGCCGCCGCCAGTCGCACCTTCGACCGGCCCGCCACCCTGCATCACTTCGGCGACGCCTGGCAGGCCATGTTCGACGGCGAGGTTGCCGAGTTCGCCCGCGTGGTGCGGCAGCGCACCGCGCCGGTGGTCACCAGCCTGGACGCCGTCCGTACCCTTGCCGTGCTGGACGCGGCGCGCGAAGCGGCCGAGTCAGGCGGATCCGTCGCAGTCGATGACCCGTGGGACGGGCGCGGCCCACGGGCCGTTTTTCGGCGCGGGCCCGCGCGCATGCGCGTGCAGCTCACCTATCCCGCCGACAAGATTCAATCGCCGATCGTCAACGAGCTCGCGCGGCGCTTTGACCTGCGGCTCGATATCCGCCGCGCGGACATCGACGGCGGTATCGGCTGGGTCCAGCTGCTGGTCGAAGGCGAGCACGACGAGATTGACGCCGCCGTCGAGTGGACCGAGGCCCAGGGAATCCGCGTGGACCCCGTGGAAGGCGAGATCGTCGGCGGCTAG
- a CDS encoding glycerol-3-phosphate acyltransferase, which translates to MTPPDILSYAVLGVVAYLLGSVPVALIMSAVLKRTDLRRIGSGNLGVLNTMFNVGKLPGLLTIVGHGILAALTVFLAGWFPEGWFPWGWQYPADWWVPMRDDVGLMVAMAGLTAGNMWQLFAKFRGSRGSTTVGWALLVAAPLMLLVLFGVWLAAILALRRNVPAARVLHAAIPVVFGLMQGSWTFAIGGAVIAALLTLKVAFSGDDATALGVYRRFGINENR; encoded by the coding sequence ATGACACCTCCCGACATCTTGAGCTACGCCGTCCTAGGCGTTGTGGCCTACCTGCTTGGCAGCGTGCCGGTCGCGTTGATCATGTCCGCTGTGCTGAAGCGGACGGACCTGCGAAGAATCGGTTCCGGCAACCTGGGCGTGCTCAACACGATGTTCAACGTGGGCAAGCTGCCCGGCCTGCTCACGATCGTCGGCCACGGCATCCTGGCCGCGCTCACCGTGTTTCTGGCGGGATGGTTCCCCGAGGGGTGGTTTCCCTGGGGATGGCAGTATCCCGCCGACTGGTGGGTTCCGATGCGGGACGACGTCGGCCTCATGGTTGCCATGGCGGGCCTCACCGCGGGCAACATGTGGCAACTCTTCGCCAAGTTTCGCGGGAGCCGCGGCAGCACCACGGTGGGTTGGGCGCTCCTGGTAGCCGCACCGCTCATGCTGCTGGTGCTCTTTGGCGTGTGGCTGGCGGCGATTCTGGCTTTGCGGCGCAACGTGCCCGCGGCCCGCGTGCTGCATGCGGCGATTCCGGTGGTCTTTGGGCTCATGCAGGGCTCGTGGACGTTTGCCATCGGTGGGGCCGTGATCGCGGCGCTGCTGACGCTCAAGGTCGCCTTTAGTGGGGACGACGCCACGGCCCTGGGCGTCTACCGGCGGTTCGGCATCAACGAAAACCGCTAG
- a CDS encoding glycosyltransferase family 1 protein, whose protein sequence is MRVELNGLFRLYPLTGTGQHLEHLVAALRAGYPDVEIVERVPGGRARGRFGKVWWEQMAWPMSARRTRAVLHAPHLAPPVVAPRAIVTAHDVIPFVLPEYGASRPRRLYNLLTRAGLRRTRHVIAVSHWTRRELTTVLDVPADRIHVIHNGIAASLSPTPDGRDEAVRGRFGLPARFALYLGALDARKNLGVLLRAWPGIWSATRVALVVAGRAPRPASPVYVDWFREHRDVPWLHVIGEVPEEDKAALYRAAAVFVFPSRYEGFGLDPVEAMACGVPVVASNATSIPEVVGDAAVSVSPDDADGWTTAVANVLSDPNRAASLRDAGIARARAFTWERAAEATMAVYAKAAG, encoded by the coding sequence GTGCGCGTCGAGCTCAATGGCCTCTTTCGCCTTTATCCGCTGACGGGCACCGGCCAGCACCTGGAACATCTGGTCGCCGCGCTGCGGGCCGGATACCCGGACGTCGAGATCGTCGAGCGCGTGCCGGGGGGGCGGGCGCGAGGGCGATTCGGGAAAGTCTGGTGGGAGCAGATGGCGTGGCCGATGTCGGCGCGCCGAACCCGCGCCGTGCTGCATGCGCCGCATCTCGCGCCGCCGGTTGTGGCCCCGCGCGCCATTGTGACCGCGCATGACGTCATCCCCTTCGTATTGCCCGAGTACGGCGCCAGCCGACCACGGCGGCTCTACAACCTGCTGACTCGCGCGGGCCTGCGGCGCACCCGTCACGTGATCGCGGTGTCGCACTGGACCCGGCGCGAGCTCACCACGGTGCTGGACGTGCCGGCCGACCGGATTCACGTGATCCACAACGGCATTGCCGCGAGCCTCAGCCCGACGCCCGACGGCCGCGACGAGGCGGTTCGAGGGCGCTTCGGCCTTCCGGCGCGCTTTGCGCTGTACTTGGGGGCGCTGGACGCTCGCAAGAACCTGGGCGTGCTGCTCCGGGCGTGGCCGGGCATATGGTCGGCGACCCGCGTCGCACTTGTGGTCGCGGGACGCGCGCCCCGCCCCGCAAGCCCGGTGTACGTGGACTGGTTCCGAGAGCACCGCGATGTGCCCTGGCTGCACGTGATCGGGGAGGTGCCCGAGGAGGACAAGGCAGCCCTCTACCGGGCCGCTGCCGTCTTTGTGTTTCCGTCACGCTACGAGGGGTTCGGGCTGGACCCGGTGGAGGCCATGGCGTGCGGCGTTCCGGTGGTGGCATCCAATGCGACGTCGATTCCGGAAGTCGTGGGCGACGCCGCCGTGTCGGTGAGTCCGGATGACGCCGATGGCTGGACGACGGCCGTGGCGAACGTGCTGAGCGATCCGAACCGAGCGGCGTCGCTGCGCGACGCGGGCATCGCGCGGGCGCGTGCGTTCACCTGGGAACGCGCCGCCGAGGCGACGATGGCGGTTTACGCCAAGGCGGCGGGATGA